Proteins from a genomic interval of Clostridium sp. 'deep sea':
- a CDS encoding U32 family peptidase, which yields MELLAPAGSIESLKAAIYAGANAVYLGGKKFNARANAANFTLEELKIACDLAHDYNVRVYLTVNTLTHEQELLEMGNYLCEVANCGVDAFIVQDLGVAKLASKVAPQVELHASTQMTIHSAEALPLLIENNFKRVVLAREVELASIKKMHEQYPQIGLEVFVHGALCYAYSGQCLMSSIIGGRSGNRGACAGPCRLPYTLMKDGIAVKTNGNYLMSPKDLCLIEHLPILKKYGASALKIEGRLKRPDYVYTVVSRYREALNKAESYHFSKSDNYQLKQAFNRCFTKGLILGEKGQELMNIDRPDNRGVEVAVVKDCYKGKLKIKCLTNLFKGDIIAWHDGKKTQTLKLPKDYNLGAMIAIKTNDNVKIGDKVTRVVSIEQQRKVTEAMRRPFAKFALNITANLTANQPLEITAIDSNGYQVTVLGENSLEPALNKIATENYVCSQLGKLGGTMWYLAECNVKISGNPAVRAAELNKCRRQLITKLMAKKHKKQHQNPNLKECNTEVLEQLQYQKHPTKQQILKHPKLAVSAQTLSEAKAALNVGADLVYLGSETFHNLSENELQELSQFNKHKLVLRLPRITEDKDFNDLINRINYFTEFGINSVLVDNLGQLNYLKNKQLKLISGSGIPVFNALTIKELKKQNISRITFSPELNYKQISELVSLSDLPIEIVIHGRILLMIHKSCILSGLGTCNNDCLISKYSLKDRKNYQFPLVFDNSHRSYLYNCQDLALYNKIPELFKLNASVLRIEASGRGEQYVINVVQEYQQLLQKIDNISEEDCVQAYKNLIEYSEMGLTKAHWQRGV from the coding sequence ATGGAATTATTAGCACCTGCTGGCAGTATTGAGTCATTAAAAGCCGCAATATATGCTGGTGCAAATGCTGTTTATTTAGGGGGTAAAAAATTTAATGCCCGAGCTAATGCAGCTAACTTTACATTAGAAGAGCTTAAAATAGCTTGTGACTTAGCACATGATTATAATGTACGAGTTTATTTAACCGTAAATACCCTAACCCATGAGCAAGAGCTTTTAGAGATGGGCAACTACTTGTGTGAGGTAGCCAACTGTGGTGTAGATGCCTTTATAGTTCAAGATCTAGGGGTTGCTAAATTGGCATCAAAAGTAGCACCACAAGTTGAATTACATGCCAGTACACAAATGACAATACACTCAGCAGAGGCCTTGCCCCTGCTAATTGAAAATAACTTTAAAAGAGTGGTATTGGCTAGAGAAGTAGAGCTTGCTAGCATTAAAAAAATGCATGAGCAATATCCTCAAATTGGCTTAGAGGTGTTTGTTCATGGTGCTTTGTGTTATGCCTACTCTGGACAATGTTTAATGAGTAGCATAATAGGTGGCAGAAGTGGTAACAGAGGGGCCTGTGCTGGTCCATGTCGCTTACCATATACTTTAATGAAGGATGGCATTGCTGTAAAAACAAATGGTAACTACTTAATGAGCCCTAAAGATTTATGTTTAATAGAGCATTTACCAATTCTTAAAAAATACGGAGCAAGTGCCTTAAAAATTGAAGGAAGATTAAAACGACCTGATTATGTTTATACAGTTGTTTCAAGATACCGAGAAGCCTTAAATAAAGCTGAAAGTTACCACTTTAGCAAAAGCGATAACTATCAGTTAAAACAAGCCTTTAATCGCTGCTTTACTAAGGGGCTTATTTTGGGTGAAAAGGGTCAGGAACTAATGAACATAGATCGACCAGATAACCGCGGAGTTGAGGTAGCTGTTGTTAAGGATTGTTATAAAGGTAAACTAAAAATTAAGTGTTTAACTAATCTATTTAAAGGGGATATAATAGCTTGGCATGATGGAAAAAAAACTCAAACCCTAAAGCTACCCAAAGACTACAATTTAGGAGCAATGATTGCTATTAAAACTAATGATAATGTTAAAATTGGTGATAAAGTAACTAGGGTTGTAAGTATAGAGCAACAGCGTAAGGTAACTGAGGCAATGCGGAGACCGTTTGCTAAATTTGCCTTAAATATAACTGCCAATTTAACAGCTAATCAGCCTTTAGAAATAACTGCAATTGATAGTAATGGATATCAAGTAACAGTATTAGGTGAAAACTCATTAGAGCCAGCTTTAAACAAAATAGCTACCGAGAATTATGTATGTAGTCAATTGGGAAAACTAGGTGGCACAATGTGGTATTTGGCTGAATGTAATGTTAAGATAAGTGGTAATCCTGCTGTAAGAGCAGCTGAACTTAATAAATGTCGTAGACAGTTAATAACTAAGTTAATGGCTAAAAAACACAAGAAACAGCACCAAAACCCTAACTTAAAAGAGTGTAATACTGAGGTATTGGAACAATTACAGTATCAAAAACATCCAACAAAACAACAAATACTAAAACACCCAAAGCTTGCTGTTTCAGCTCAAACTCTATCTGAGGCTAAAGCAGCGCTAAATGTAGGGGCAGACCTTGTATACTTAGGTAGTGAAACTTTTCATAATTTAAGTGAAAATGAACTACAAGAACTATCCCAGTTTAATAAACATAAACTTGTGTTAAGGCTACCACGTATTACAGAAGATAAAGACTTTAATGACTTAATAAACAGAATAAACTACTTTACAGAGTTTGGTATAAATAGTGTTTTAGTAGATAACTTAGGTCAATTAAACTATCTAAAAAACAAACAACTAAAATTAATATCGGGATCTGGAATTCCAGTTTTTAATGCCTTAACTATTAAAGAACTAAAAAAGCAAAATATTAGTAGAATTACATTTTCACCAGAACTTAACTATAAACAAATATCAGAACTAGTCAGTCTTTCAGATTTACCTATAGAGATAGTAATCCATGGGAGAATACTATTAATGATACACAAATCATGTATTTTAAGTGGATTAGGAACCTGTAATAATGACTGTTTAATTTCTAAATACAGCCTAAAAGACCGAAAAAATTATCAGTTTCCACTTGTGTTTGATAACAGCCATCGCTCCTACTTATATAATTGTCAAGATTTAGCTCTATATAATAAAATACCAGAGTTGTTTAAATTAAATGCCAGTGTTTTACGAATAGAAGCAAGTGGTAGAGGAGAGCAATATGTGATAAATGTTGTACAAGAGTATCAGCAATTATTACAAAAAATTGATAATATTAGTGAAGAAGACTGTGTACAAGCATATAAAAACTTAATCGAATATAGCGAAATGGGTTTAACTAAGGCACATTGGCAAAGAGGAGTATAG
- a CDS encoding response regulator, with the protein MTAKILVVEDEQLIAEMIQFNLEKQGYEVYVAPDGILAVQKVEQVKPDLILLDIMLPGLNGFEVCRQVRKNHNTPIIMLTAKETESDKVQGLNLGADDYITKPFNPQELLARVNAQLRRANVLNVQELNNVNQLNFGKLKIDIEKYEVYKSDNLLALTIREFELLSFLAKNADKVYSRADLLHEVWGYKEFFGDDRTVDVTVRRLREKIEEIPSAPQYIITKRGVGYYFKRK; encoded by the coding sequence ATGACGGCTAAGATACTTGTTGTTGAAGACGAGCAATTAATTGCTGAAATGATTCAGTTTAACTTAGAAAAACAAGGTTATGAGGTATATGTAGCACCCGATGGTATACTTGCAGTTCAAAAGGTTGAGCAAGTAAAACCAGACTTAATATTACTTGATATAATGTTGCCAGGTTTAAATGGCTTTGAGGTGTGCCGTCAAGTAAGGAAAAATCATAATACTCCAATAATAATGCTAACTGCCAAAGAAACAGAGAGTGATAAGGTTCAAGGACTAAACCTTGGAGCAGATGATTATATTACAAAGCCTTTTAATCCTCAGGAACTTTTAGCCCGAGTAAATGCTCAGTTACGTAGAGCAAATGTGTTAAATGTTCAAGAATTAAATAATGTAAATCAGCTTAACTTTGGAAAATTAAAGATTGATATAGAAAAATATGAAGTTTATAAAAGTGATAATCTACTTGCATTAACAATAAGAGAATTTGAGCTACTAAGTTTCTTAGCTAAAAATGCCGATAAGGTGTATTCTCGAGCAGATCTTTTACATGAAGTATGGGGCTATAAAGAGTTTTTTGGAGATGACCGAACAGTTGATGTAACAGTTCGCCGTTTACGAGAAAAAATTGAAGAAATCCCAAGTGCACCACAGTATATTATAACAAAACGCGGTGTAGGGTATTATTTTAAAAGAAAATAG
- a CDS encoding ATP-binding protein → MSTKLLKRRSASIQWRLVFIYVLVIVVVMQAVSFYLISNIQKMLEGSFEKRIQDNSHVLANRLRDNISDTEYVSRIIEDELKYQRPNDDSSNAAVDKYNILLFNNEKKLIYGPSDDFLYWSDDVLINAELSDDNYYTKIKKNVTDQNKRYLISCEKIVSDEITLGYLYTIAAMENQVYKNVNQIRSTMLMGTMITLVISMILSLALAGTITKPIKQLTLSAAEMARGNFSQEIEVHSNDEIGHLGDMFNSMARQLSQTLGEISNEKSKMDAIFTYMSNGVIAFDINGELIHINPLAKELLVLPNKEAHLLVPEIIEKLEINKIEQTAKMDRLIVKEITLPYDGGRTIRMQQAPFKREKQHNGVIMVLEDVTEQQKLERMRREFIANVSHELKTPLTNIQVRIQTLQEYITEKKLTPIQLINIIKAGWRMLNINRDRVKQLLPGDAFDEYDLTYEQLKELYAWQIESIQRKMLPDIVSETTRMNKLVRDLLQLSQLDSEHVKFNKRRFSINSLLEQVVERMQATAKEKSTIITYEAKPDMPEVFADSDTIEQVAYNVLSNAIKYSPNDSEINVTLTREDSFAVVSIHDNGIGIPAEDLPRIFERFYRVDKARSRRLGGTGLGLSIAKEIIETHGGHIDIFSIMGEGTEVRFTLPFVKAVDGVL, encoded by the coding sequence ATGTCAACAAAGCTACTTAAGCGTAGATCTGCAAGTATTCAATGGCGCCTAGTATTTATATATGTATTAGTAATAGTTGTAGTTATGCAAGCAGTAAGTTTTTACTTAATATCAAACATCCAGAAAATGCTAGAAGGTAGTTTTGAAAAACGAATTCAAGATAACTCACATGTATTAGCAAACAGACTAAGAGATAACATCAGTGATACTGAGTATGTAAGTAGAATAATTGAAGATGAGTTAAAGTATCAAAGACCCAATGATGATTCAAGTAATGCTGCAGTTGATAAATATAATATACTATTGTTCAATAATGAAAAAAAATTAATATATGGACCCAGTGATGATTTTTTATATTGGTCTGATGATGTTTTAATTAATGCAGAGCTTTCAGATGATAATTATTATACTAAAATTAAAAAAAATGTAACGGATCAAAACAAAAGATATTTAATAAGTTGTGAGAAAATAGTTAGTGATGAAATTACACTGGGCTATTTATATACTATTGCTGCAATGGAAAATCAGGTTTACAAAAACGTTAATCAAATTAGAAGTACTATGTTAATGGGTACAATGATAACTTTAGTAATCTCTATGATACTTAGCTTAGCCTTAGCTGGTACTATTACAAAACCTATCAAACAACTTACTTTAAGTGCGGCAGAAATGGCACGGGGTAATTTCTCTCAAGAAATTGAGGTTCATTCAAACGATGAGATAGGTCATTTAGGTGATATGTTTAACTCTATGGCAAGGCAATTGAGTCAAACATTGGGTGAAATATCTAATGAAAAAAGTAAAATGGATGCAATCTTTACTTACATGAGTAACGGAGTTATTGCTTTTGATATCAATGGTGAACTTATTCATATTAATCCTCTTGCGAAAGAGTTATTAGTTTTACCAAATAAAGAAGCCCATTTATTGGTACCAGAAATAATTGAAAAACTAGAAATAAATAAAATTGAACAAACAGCAAAGATGGATCGACTCATTGTAAAAGAGATTACTCTTCCTTATGATGGAGGTCGTACTATTCGTATGCAACAGGCTCCATTTAAACGTGAAAAACAACATAATGGAGTTATTATGGTGCTCGAAGACGTTACTGAACAACAAAAATTAGAGCGTATGCGTAGAGAATTTATAGCCAATGTATCTCATGAGTTAAAAACACCACTCACAAATATTCAGGTAAGAATACAAACTTTACAAGAATATATAACAGAAAAAAAATTAACACCCATACAGCTAATAAATATTATAAAAGCTGGTTGGAGAATGTTAAATATCAATAGAGATAGAGTTAAGCAGCTTTTACCTGGAGATGCATTTGATGAGTATGATTTAACATATGAGCAACTAAAAGAACTGTATGCTTGGCAAATCGAAAGCATCCAGCGTAAAATGTTGCCGGATATAGTGTCAGAAACAACCCGAATGAATAAATTAGTTCGTGACTTATTGCAGCTATCTCAACTCGACTCAGAGCATGTAAAGTTTAATAAAAGAAGGTTCTCAATCAATAGCTTATTAGAACAGGTAGTCGAAAGGATGCAAGCAACTGCCAAAGAGAAATCAACAATAATAACTTATGAAGCTAAGCCAGACATGCCAGAGGTTTTTGCTGATAGTGATACCATTGAGCAGGTAGCTTACAATGTGTTAAGTAATGCCATAAAATACTCTCCTAATGACAGTGAGATTAATGTTACTTTAACAAGAGAAGACAGTTTTGCTGTAGTTAGTATTCATGACAATGGTATTGGTATACCTGCAGAGGATTTACCGCGCATTTTTGAGAGATTTTATCGGGTAGATAAAGCACGATCTCGTAGGTTAGGTGGAACGGGACTTGGCTTGTCTATTGCTAAAGAAATTATTGAAACCCATGGCGGTCATATAGATATCTTTAGTATCATGGGTGAGGGTACTGAGGTAAGATTTACACTTCCTTTTGTTAAGGCAGTTGATGGTGTATTATGA
- a CDS encoding two-component system activity regulator YycH, with amino-acid sequence MILERIKTLILIILVLTSLVLSLTLWTDVKNYEALPSWVLKSATVHQVVDPEDQPIVKNIEEEKLLSALLEPDRMVDHGKFVSRMYYLGSSGFASKAWSRVYESLKTGTNANITKINLDEWTNTVKSSSYEFLLAGSYPVNMMFPSWNGENVSMKIDRIMVTTGDKPEIYLRSLNYRTLYKVVLEDVAWPENGIKTFRGNGDNGWRVYDGGYGNASILTGVYLPSNFITNYGADFPEIMMSAETQDRKKWLSIFFTNTNLAREIVLSQNRYRYLFSSTTLAIDYNKAPHIEYSFVTLNKNKNSISYADEFLKSSKFANEHNYTNWPNFESDVKLVRTWKKTDKINFVYNTYSTGLKYNIPVLYSIPSYTVETEGGIVTEMTRQVWELGRHNKVPKIAIEPSDAIEKLSSDKWKVSTEFNPYAAEVVSKFQDYLKNGYKISDVMLSYFVDYKFTDSYLVAPHWAVTLTNGDGVAVRFLINALTSNVPQENGFIVE; translated from the coding sequence ATGATACTTGAAAGAATAAAAACACTAATATTAATTATATTAGTACTTACGAGTTTAGTATTATCACTAACCCTTTGGACTGATGTGAAAAACTATGAGGCATTACCCTCTTGGGTATTAAAGAGTGCAACAGTTCATCAAGTTGTAGACCCTGAGGATCAGCCCATTGTTAAGAATATTGAAGAGGAAAAATTACTGAGTGCACTATTAGAACCAGATAGAATGGTAGATCATGGGAAATTTGTTAGTAGAATGTATTACCTTGGTAGCAGTGGTTTTGCCTCAAAAGCTTGGAGCAGAGTTTATGAGTCTTTAAAAACAGGCACTAATGCAAATATTACTAAAATTAATCTAGATGAATGGACCAATACAGTTAAGAGTAGTAGTTATGAGTTTTTATTAGCAGGAAGTTATCCTGTTAACATGATGTTCCCATCTTGGAATGGCGAAAATGTCTCCATGAAAATAGATAGAATAATGGTTACAACGGGTGATAAACCGGAAATATATTTACGGTCATTAAACTACAGAACATTATACAAGGTAGTGTTAGAAGATGTTGCATGGCCTGAAAACGGTATAAAGACATTTAGAGGTAATGGTGATAATGGCTGGCGTGTATACGATGGGGGTTATGGAAATGCCTCTATTTTAACTGGTGTATATCTGCCATCAAACTTCATAACTAATTATGGAGCGGATTTTCCAGAGATTATGATGTCTGCTGAAACTCAGGACCGTAAAAAGTGGCTTTCTATATTCTTTACGAATACTAATTTAGCTCGAGAGATTGTGTTAAGCCAAAATAGATATCGCTATCTGTTTAGTTCAACAACGTTAGCTATTGACTATAATAAAGCACCCCATATTGAGTATAGTTTTGTTACTTTAAATAAAAATAAAAATTCCATAAGTTATGCTGATGAATTTTTAAAGAGTAGTAAGTTTGCAAATGAACACAACTATACCAATTGGCCTAACTTTGAGAGCGATGTTAAACTAGTTAGAACATGGAAAAAAACAGATAAGATCAATTTTGTTTATAATACCTATTCAACAGGTTTAAAATATAATATACCTGTATTGTATAGTATTCCATCCTACACAGTAGAAACTGAGGGCGGTATTGTTACAGAAATGACACGTCAGGTATGGGAATTAGGTAGACATAATAAGGTGCCTAAAATTGCTATTGAGCCTTCAGATGCCATAGAAAAGCTCTCTAGTGATAAGTGGAAGGTGTCTACAGAATTTAATCCTTATGCAGCCGAGGTTGTATCAAAATTTCAGGATTATTTAAAAAATGGTTATAAGATATCTGATGTCATGTTATCTTATTTTGTGGACTATAAATTTACAGATAGCTATTTAGTAGCCCCGCATTGGGCAGTTACTTTAACTAACGGTGATGGGGTTGCTGTGCGTTTTTTAATTAATGCTTTAACAAGTAATGTACCTCAAGAGAATGGATTTATTGTTGAGTAA
- a CDS encoding UDP-N-acetylglucosamine 1-carboxyvinyltransferase, with translation MASRIKVKGKKTIKGSISVSGAKNAALAIIPATILAGDTCILENVPQITDVMTFQHILKEMGAEVEQIDQSKFKVDSSTMTEWQAVSESMNSFRASYYVLGALLARFKKAKAVLPGGCSIGLRPIDQHIKGFEALGAKCKVEHGTITVEAERLIGTTIYLDVVSVGSTINIMLAAAGAEGRTVIENAAREPEVVDVANFLNGIGVKVRGAGTATIRITGNDNRTGVTHPIIPDRIEAATWLSMAVATNSNIKVENVIPVHLEAVIAKLREMGAKIEEGEDFIKISANGNLKAVDLKTFPYPGLPTDIQSQMMIALLQAKGVSTIIENIFDNRFRCVSELRKMGVDIKVDGSMAMIEGPQSLSGALVYATDLRCAAALIIAGLCAEGETIIENIFHLDRGYEHVIEKLSALGAEIVRETYETLDD, from the coding sequence TTGGCAAGTAGGATAAAAGTAAAAGGCAAAAAGACGATTAAAGGGTCTATTAGTGTTAGCGGAGCAAAAAATGCAGCTTTAGCTATTATTCCTGCCACTATATTAGCAGGAGATACATGCATATTAGAGAATGTGCCTCAAATAACTGATGTAATGACATTTCAGCATATTTTGAAAGAAATGGGAGCTGAAGTAGAGCAAATTGATCAAAGCAAATTTAAAGTAGATTCAAGCACTATGACAGAATGGCAGGCAGTTTCTGAGAGTATGAATAGTTTTAGAGCCTCTTATTATGTTTTGGGTGCTTTGTTAGCTAGATTTAAAAAGGCTAAGGCTGTTTTACCAGGTGGTTGTAGCATTGGCTTAAGACCTATAGATCAACACATTAAGGGTTTTGAAGCTTTAGGAGCAAAATGCAAAGTTGAACACGGCACCATAACTGTTGAGGCTGAGCGGTTAATTGGCACAACAATTTACCTAGATGTAGTTAGTGTTGGTTCAACAATTAACATTATGTTAGCTGCAGCTGGCGCAGAAGGTAGAACCGTAATTGAGAATGCCGCAAGAGAGCCCGAGGTAGTAGATGTAGCTAACTTCTTAAATGGAATAGGAGTAAAAGTACGTGGTGCAGGTACAGCTACTATTAGAATAACAGGTAATGACAATAGAACAGGTGTGACTCATCCCATAATTCCTGATAGAATCGAAGCAGCAACATGGTTATCTATGGCTGTTGCAACAAATAGTAATATAAAAGTTGAAAATGTCATACCAGTTCACCTTGAGGCTGTAATTGCCAAATTAAGAGAAATGGGTGCTAAAATAGAAGAGGGCGAAGATTTTATTAAAATATCTGCCAATGGTAATCTTAAGGCAGTAGACTTAAAGACATTCCCTTATCCTGGTTTACCCACCGATATTCAATCGCAAATGATGATAGCACTTTTACAAGCAAAAGGTGTAAGCACAATAATAGAGAATATTTTTGATAATAGATTTCGTTGTGTTTCTGAGCTTCGAAAAATGGGTGTAGATATTAAAGTGGATGGCTCAATGGCAATGATAGAGGGACCCCAGTCATTGAGTGGTGCTTTGGTTTATGCAACTGATTTAAGATGTGCAGCTGCTCTTATAATAGCTGGATTATGTGCAGAGGGCGAAACGATTATTGAGAATATTTTTCATTTAGATCGAGGATATGAGCACGTTATTGAAAAATTGAGTGCTTTAGGTGCCGAAATAGTAAGAGAAACCTATGAGACATTAGATGACTAA
- a CDS encoding polysaccharide deacetylase family protein: protein MFLSFNVSRFKIPALIVCTLIIVVVCTLTLFPTVGHKLLAVVASNRIVPIYAVHTEEKVVAISFDAAWGSDNTATLLDILDEYDIKTTFFLCGRWIEEYPEKTKLIADRGHEIGNHSLTHPHMNTLSSAERSKEIMETHKLIKETTEQDAWLFRCPFGEYNNAVIESCHSNNYEAIQWDVDSLDWREYADANYIYNRVTKRVKEGSIVLFHNNGAHTTEALPRILDYFQEKGFKVVKISDILYKENYVVDPASGLQKQKKS from the coding sequence ATGTTTCTATCTTTTAATGTCTCTAGATTTAAAATACCAGCTTTAATTGTATGCACATTGATAATTGTAGTTGTCTGCACCCTTACCTTGTTTCCTACTGTTGGCCATAAACTATTGGCTGTAGTTGCTAGCAATAGAATTGTTCCAATTTATGCAGTACATACTGAAGAAAAAGTTGTTGCTATTTCATTTGATGCAGCCTGGGGTTCTGATAATACGGCAACACTGCTCGATATTCTTGATGAATATGATATTAAAACAACATTCTTTTTATGCGGTCGCTGGATTGAAGAATACCCCGAAAAAACTAAGCTAATTGCTGATCGTGGTCATGAAATAGGTAACCACAGCTTAACTCATCCCCATATGAACACCTTAAGCAGTGCCGAACGAAGCAAAGAAATTATGGAAACCCATAAACTTATTAAAGAAACTACTGAACAAGATGCTTGGCTATTTAGATGCCCCTTTGGAGAGTATAATAATGCCGTAATTGAATCTTGTCATAGTAATAATTATGAGGCAATTCAATGGGATGTTGACTCTTTGGATTGGCGTGAATATGCAGACGCCAATTATATTTACAATAGGGTTACTAAACGTGTAAAAGAAGGTTCTATTGTATTATTTCATAATAATGGCGCTCATACTACTGAAGCATTACCCCGTATTCTAGATTACTTTCAAGAAAAAGGCTTTAAAGTGGTAAAAATTTCTGATATTCTTTATAAAGAGAATTATGTTGTAGATCCAGCATCTGGTTTACAAAAGCAAAAAAAATCTTAA
- a CDS encoding asparaginase — protein sequence MSIELVHAIRGNMVETIYRGDIAVVNTEGDLLYKAGDPVNKISYIRSSAKPIQALPVVASGAVENFGLTEEEVAIFCASHSGEEEHTSTVRSILKKIGLDESYLQCGSHPPLYRAAADELVRQGITPSEVHCNCSGKHSGMLTLARQKNYELNNYTSIENQVQKDMLQAMATCARLNPEDIVLGVDGCGVPVHGLSVYHMALAWANLTTPKYLPDDLAVAAKKIAKAMIAYPTKIAGTGRYCNALIEVGNGLWINKSGAQGIYCCGLLDKNIAIALKIESGVGIAGYSAMTETLKQLGYLNEDQLASLRTFHNPLTKNHRKEAVGELKSVFKLEKC from the coding sequence ATGAGTATTGAATTAGTTCACGCAATACGTGGAAATATGGTTGAAACCATTTATCGTGGAGATATTGCTGTTGTAAACACCGAAGGAGATCTTTTATATAAAGCTGGTGATCCCGTAAATAAAATAAGCTATATTCGGTCTTCTGCTAAGCCTATTCAGGCACTTCCTGTTGTCGCCTCTGGCGCTGTTGAAAACTTTGGTTTAACTGAAGAGGAAGTTGCCATTTTTTGCGCTTCACATAGCGGTGAAGAAGAGCACACTTCAACAGTAAGATCTATTTTAAAAAAGATTGGTTTAGATGAAAGTTATTTACAATGTGGATCCCATCCACCTCTTTATAGAGCTGCTGCTGATGAGTTAGTAAGACAAGGCATAACCCCTAGCGAGGTACACTGCAATTGCTCTGGTAAACACTCTGGTATGCTTACCTTAGCAAGACAAAAAAATTATGAGCTAAATAACTACACTAGTATAGAAAACCAAGTGCAAAAAGATATGTTACAAGCCATGGCTACCTGTGCACGTTTAAACCCAGAGGATATTGTTTTGGGTGTAGACGGCTGTGGAGTTCCAGTACACGGATTATCTGTTTACCATATGGCTTTAGCATGGGCAAATTTAACAACTCCAAAATACTTACCCGATGATTTAGCTGTGGCAGCTAAAAAAATAGCAAAAGCTATGATTGCTTACCCTACAAAAATAGCAGGCACAGGTCGTTATTGTAACGCTCTTATAGAGGTTGGTAATGGTTTATGGATCAACAAAAGTGGAGCACAAGGTATTTACTGCTGTGGTCTATTAGATAAAAATATAGCAATTGCCCTTAAGATAGAGAGTGGCGTAGGAATAGCTGGTTACAGTGCCATGACTGAAACACTAAAACAGTTAGGATATTTAAATGAAGATCAGCTTGCTTCACTAAGAACGTTTCATAACCCATTAACAAAAAACCACCGCAAAGAAGCTGTGGGAGAACTAAAATCAGTATTTAAGTTAGAGAAATGCTAA
- a CDS encoding SIS domain-containing protein, with translation MTITIPNGAKYTYKETMQQPQLWAEVAKNNYQSMISKMAAGRRIILTGAGSSSFVGQCTAPFWSRTVKKTIEPIATTDIVAVPYLHLRDEPTLLVSMARSGNSPESVAAVKIAEQMITDLKQIFITCNENGALANYAANKENIELILMPKEADDQAFAMTSSFTTMVISTLLLADVHNEVSNILNSVSKNGQQLISNSENLIKDLLKIDFNRIVFLGDGDLTAMAREASLKMLELTAGKVVPLYDSLLGFRHGPKTFINNKTIIVTFLSNNKYTQQYQLDLITEINRDNEAACIIALSSSPVVVPNSVINYVTGDNHVKEDIYLMFNYLLFAQILVLYKSILLEIDTDNPMPSGTVNRVVKGVTIHQYKK, from the coding sequence ATGACAATTACAATACCAAATGGAGCAAAATACACATATAAAGAAACTATGCAGCAACCACAGCTATGGGCAGAGGTAGCTAAAAATAACTATCAAAGTATGATATCTAAAATGGCAGCAGGTAGAAGAATAATTTTAACTGGTGCAGGCAGTTCTTCGTTTGTTGGGCAATGCACTGCGCCTTTTTGGAGTAGGACTGTTAAAAAAACCATAGAGCCTATTGCTACAACAGATATTGTGGCTGTTCCTTATTTACACTTACGAGATGAACCTACTCTATTGGTGTCTATGGCTAGGTCAGGTAATAGCCCTGAGAGTGTTGCAGCTGTTAAAATTGCCGAGCAGATGATTACAGACTTAAAACAAATATTTATAACCTGTAATGAAAACGGTGCTTTAGCTAACTATGCAGCCAATAAAGAGAATATAGAGCTAATTTTAATGCCAAAAGAGGCCGATGATCAGGCCTTTGCCATGACCTCAAGTTTCACAACCATGGTTATAAGTACCTTGCTTTTAGCAGATGTACATAATGAAGTTTCTAATATTTTAAATTCAGTTTCTAAAAATGGTCAGCAACTAATTAGCAATAGTGAAAATCTTATTAAAGATTTACTTAAAATAGATTTTAACAGAATAGTATTTTTAGGTGATGGTGATTTAACCGCGATGGCAAGAGAAGCAAGTCTTAAAATGTTGGAGTTAACTGCCGGAAAAGTTGTGCCCCTGTATGACTCATTATTAGGATTTAGGCATGGTCCCAAGACCTTTATAAATAATAAAACAATTATAGTGACCTTTTTATCTAATAACAAATATACTCAGCAGTATCAACTAGATTTAATTACCGAAATTAATAGAGATAATGAAGCGGCTTGTATTATTGCCTTGAGTAGTTCGCCTGTGGTTGTTCCTAATTCAGTTATAAACTATGTAACTGGCGATAATCATGTAAAAGAAGACATATATTTAATGTTTAACTACTTACTGTTTGCCCAAATTTTAGTGCTTTATAAGTCGATTTTATTGGAGATTGATACAGATAATCCTATGCCCTCAGGAACAGTAAACAGAGTTGTAAAAGGTGTTACTATTCATCAATATAAAAAGTAA